Within Thermococcus indicus, the genomic segment GTCCACCTCTCTCGGATCGAGGCGCGTGGTAACGACCAAAGGCGCGTCCATTTTACCGCCGCGCTTTTCGGGCAGATAGTAACGAGAGAAGTTTAACAATGCATCCATAAGTAACATTACACTATCCTCATCCCCGTCGCAGTTGCGTCTTTTGGCCGCATGATAATACGGGTGCGCGTAGCCGACCAAAACGTCGGAGAAGCCTATTATCCTTCCTATGATTCCAGCCGAGGTGTGGGGGGCAAGGCCTATCACGAGATGCCCGACCAAATCCTCCATCTTCTCGGCGTTGTAAAAGCGCGGAAGGCCGTAGAACTTCTCGAGGAGGTCGTCTATGAAGCGGGCAACCTTTAGGAGATACCTTCCAGCCTCGTAGGGCAGTATGACGTCCTGAACCTTCAGCTCGAGTATCTGGTCGTCCCGCTCCAGGGGCTTGCCCTCGAAGTCGTGGGTGTAGCCGAGCTCGCGGAGCTTTTCAACGCTCGTGCCTATTTCCTTTGGTTTGAAGTGGGTTATCGGCGCATCTGTGGCGTCGAAACGAATGGTGCCATCTTTAAAGACGTAGACGTCGTTTTTAGCCCTTAAAAGACCCTTCTCAAGCGGCTCTGCCATCTTGTAGCCCGAGGTCATACCCTGAACGCCTTTGAGCTTGTCGATGCCGTAGACCTTGACGTTCTCCATGGCGGCGCGAAGAAGCTCGGAGGGCTTTATGGTCCTCCTCGCGTAGGGCTTCAGCTCGGTCCCGCATTTGGGACAGCGGAAGTCGAAGTTCTCGGCCTCGTTCTGGGAGTAGTCAACGTTGCACTTGGCGCAGTGCCAGAGGAGTTCCTTTCTGGTACCGCAGCGCGGGCAGATGTGCTCTGGCCCGGTGTGGCCGCATTCGGGGCACTTGAAGAAGGCTATCTCCACGCTCGTCACTTTTCCTTCCTCGGCGGCCTTCTTGATGTCCCTGCTCGAGCCGCCGGCGAGGCCGATCGGGAAGAGAACCTGCACCGGCGGTTTCATCTTCCTCTCCTTAGCCTTCTCCGGCCTGCCCATCCTCGCCCCAATCCAGCTTATTCCCCGGTCACGGAGCTTTATCCGGTTGTTCTCGTTGATGATGTCTATGACGGTGAAGAAGGGCTTTGCCCTGAACTCCCATTCGAGGTTGCCGAGAGGCGTGAGCAGGGCGGCACTCCATGGGTAATCGATGACTATGACCTTCTTCCTCTCCTCGGTGCGCTCAAGCCTGTGGGGGAGGCCGAGGAGTTCAAGGTAGCGTTTGATTTTGGGGTCATTCTCCAAAACCACTTTTCTCGCGAACTTGTTCTTCCTGAACTCGTCCCACTCGATTTGAGCACCAAGAAGTGCCCTCTGAAGTTCCTCAACCTCCTCAGGTTTGAGCGTGTTCCAGTAGAGGGTGTAGTATGGGTGGAGCGGGATATCAAGAACGTTTGAGATGTGTATTGCGGTCTCAACATCGGGTTTAACACGGAGCGGATCCCTGAGAAGCCTCCGCAGGAAGTCAGAGTCAACCTCTATGTACTCCGCCGCCTCCTCAACTGCATCCTCCGGGTTCTCCCCAAAGGGCTCCAGCTCGACCTCGTAGGTCTCGGCTATAGCTTTGACGAACTCCTGAACCCACCATTCCTCCGAGTAGTTGGCGGGAAGAAGGGTCTGGTTGTTCTCCACGAAGTCTCCGAAGTTGACCAGAGCATCGCCAACGTAGAGTATCTCCTCCAGCCTGTCGCGGACCTTGAGGGCGGTCTCGTAGTCGTCCACGCGTATGACGCTCCCGTCCTTGAGCTTGACTATAGGCCCCTCGACCGTCGTTGCAGGGGTTACGATACAGCCCTTGCCGGGCCTTTCCGTCTTCATCTGGGTTCCAATCGCTATGAACTCGTCGAGGAGGAGCATGGTGGCGGGGTTGACGCTCCAGGTTGCAAATCCGCTGACGCGACTCCTTCCGTAGCGCAGCCGGAAGCCGCCGTTCTCGGAGGGCTCGGCGAAGAGCGGCCTTCCACCGATTATCTCCTTCGTGTACTTCTTGTTGGGGGCGATGTTGGCCTTAAAGCGCTCGTAGAGCTCGTAGTAGAAGCCTTTCTCAACTTTTTCGGCAACTTCATCCTTTGCACCGGAATCCTCTGCTTTGGATTCGGAAGATTTGGAATCATCCGCCTTCTTACCCTTTTCTTTGGCATCGACAAACTCCTTTATCCAGTCCCAGCCGTCAACGCCCATCTTGTCTATGTACTTGACGAGCTTCTTCGCCTTCTGGAGGACACCCTCGGCGAGGACGAGTATGGCACCGCCGCGCAGGTGGTTGGTCTCAACGCCGGGGACGTCGCGGTGGGAAACCTCGACTTTGTCGGTCTCTTCGCCGGTTATCTCGATGGGGATGTTCTTCATGGCGAGCCTTACTTCATCCGCCTCAGGGTGGTACTGCAGGCGCGTGACGGCGCGGTGGTAGAGGTCGATCTCCTCGACCATTCTCTCTATGTGCTTTTCGCTGGGCTTGAAGCGGTCAAGGCCGAGTTTCTTCCTGACGTAGTCTCCGACGAGGACGCTGAGGGCCTGTGCGGTTCCTCCGGAGCTCCTGATGGGGCCCGCGTAGTAGAGGGCCAGGTATTCGGAATTGTCGCCCCACTCGTTCCTCTTGACCTTAACGTCGGCTATTCCCTCCAGGGGGGCGGAGACGATTCCCTCGGTGAGGATGGCAAGGGCGGTTCTAACGGCCTGCTCGGCGTAGCGCTCCTTGCTCCCCAAGTCGCCGAACTTACCGTCTATAATCTCGTCAACGACCTTTAGGGCGGCCAGTTCTTTACCGTACTCCTTGACGAGAACGCGTATCCTCTCGGCCACACCCTTCGGACCGACGAGGCTCTCAACACGGCCGGCCATGTCGGTCGCCTGGGGGACCTCAACCTCAAGGCTGGGGTCCTTTCCCTGTTCACGGGCCTTTCTCGCCACCTCGTAGGCCCTGTCTATCTCGCGCTGAAGAGATTCAAAGTAGGATTTCATCTCGGCTGAGTAAAGCTCAGGCATGAGTAATCACCCCAACTTTAAGAAGAGATCCATAAGTAGATTCGATGAGAACCCACAAAAGGTAAAAATTCAAGAGTGGTTTATAAGTCAATATTAAGGGATACCGCCTGGTCTGGCGGTATCCCCATTTAAATGGTGGGTATAATACCATAAAAACATTTCGGTCCGTCATTGATCACCACCATATAACATCACTAACTCTGAGGAGGTAAGGTGAGTCAAAGGAAAACCAAGACCAGACGAGATGTATTCTCCCAATTTTTCCCCATAAGGTCCAAGTGATATAACAATACCCCCCTGTTTTAACATATCAAAATCTCCACCAGCCCCCGCCTGAAGGGATAAAAACTTCAGGGAACCTCCTTTGTCGGTAGCATATCTCAGAATATACTCAAACACTGGTGACTTTTCAATCAGTTGCTGTTCTTTTTCCCCAGTTAGCAAACCTTCCTTAAGAACATAAATCCTAGGAGTGGGATTGAACATGGAGGGATCAATGTCGTTTGAGACGGACTGCGGCACAATATTAGAAAGATACCTTCCACCCACATGATATATCCGTAATAAATCTCCAGGAAACCCAACGGAGCGTAAATTAGTCCGAAGAGAGTTAACATCAAGCCTCCACTTAGAAAGAGAAATCATCTCCTTTACATACCTGAGAAGCAGGTCGGCAGTAGAGATAAGCGGATCAATTTTGTCGCCATTAGGAATTATTTTAAGTTCACTAGCACGATTCAAAAGTTCATTCCACGCTACTGTCTGGGGGGATGGATTAAAGTTGTCGATATGCACTTTAGGTCTCGCATGGCTAAGTCTAGATACAACCACCCAAGCTGGGATGTAGGCAAAATACGATTTCAAAACCTTTTTTATAAAAGCCATGACGCTTTTGGACGTACCATCCGGCATGTACACTCGTTTAACACCAAAGGAAGCGAAAACAAAATTCGTAATGACGTTATTGGGGACAACAACATCGTCAATAAACTCCCTCATGAGAAGTAAGTACTCAGTCAGATCCCCCTCCCCAATGAGATAGCTCCTCAAATCAGAAGATGAAAAAACCCATCTTGGAGTTTGTAATCCAAAGTTACTCTTAAATCGCTCAAAGAATTCTCTGTAAGACCGAACATATTCGCTAAAATCTGAATCTCTAACACTAACAGCGACCCCAATCCGTGCAATAAATGTCCCGTTCTTCCCAATAAATTTTATGTCCCCCTCATCCGAGCCAATAAACATGACTCAAACCCCCTCACAGTACTCGTCAAACCTCACAACGGCCCTCAGGCGGGCGGTTTCGACGTCTATTATGGGCACCCTGGCGGGTGTTGGCATGATGTTCACCATCTTCTGGAACTCCGTCTGGGCCTGCCAGGTTCCGGTGTTTATCAGAAAAACGCCGTTGTACATCTTGTACTCCATGACGTGGACGTGACCGGCCTGGAAGAGGTCGGGAACGGATTCTATAACGAGGGTATCCTCCGAATCCGGTGCGACGGGCACCTTCTCCCCGAAGGTCGGCGCAAGGTGGCGGAGTTTAAGCAGGTCGAGCATGGCCTCGGCGGGCCTGTGGTGGCTCCTGTTCGGGATGAAGCTGACGACGTCCTCTATGCCGCGCCCGTGGGCAATGAGAAAGTCGCGTCCGTGAAGCCTCACGACGGCAGGGTTGCTTATGATGACGGCGTTCTTGAGCTTTTTGAGGGGTCGGGCATACTCATCGTAGAACCCCGGCTGGGGGAGGGCGGTTCTGGCGGCGTCGTGGTTGCCCGGGCCGATGAAGGTGGTTATGTGGTCGGGCACGTTGCGGAGGAGGTTGGCTAAAGCCTCGTACTGATCGAAGATGTCCGGAATCTCCAGCTCGTTGTACTGGCCGGGGTAGATGCCGATTCCATCGACGACATCGCCGGCGATTATCATGTACTTTATCCGGCTCACGAGCTCCTCCTCGGCGCGGTTGTTCACCTCACCGTTGAGCCACTCGAGGAAGCGTTCAAAGGCCTTCTCGCAGAACTTGTTGCTTCCCACGTGAATGTCGCTGAGGAGGATGGCGTAAACCTTCTCCTCGAGCGGGGGCTTGTCGCGCTTGAACTTTGGAACGTCCGGGAGGTAGATCCTGTTGGCGAAGAATATGCCCCTCCCCGAGTAGCGGCCGCGGAAGGCTATAACGGAATCGGGCATTATCTGGAAGAACTTCTTGCTCTCCTCGTTGTTGCGGTTTATGAAGACCTTGATTATCCCGGTGCTGTCCTCGACCTCAAACATGAATCCCTTAGCCGTCTCGCGCTTGCTGTTGATGAGACCGATGATGGTTACCTCCTCATCCCCTCCCACGTAGCCCAGCTTCCCTATGTCTATGACGCTGCCGAGTTCGGGGTTCTCGCGGAGGATTCTGCGCATCTTTCTCAGCCGGCTCTTGAAGTAGTCCGAGTACACCTTGACGATTATCTCGCCCTCCTTGCTGGCGGCGCTCTTGACCTTGGGAACCTCGAACTTCACATTCTTGACGTCGAAGACGAGCTCCCAGTCATCCTTTATCTCCCTCGCACGATAGTGGAAGCCCTCCCTGGGCGCTATAACAACATCCGCGTACGTCGAGTAGCTCTTCTCCTCGGGAACCTCCTCACCGACGTAGGCTATCGGAACCCCGTAGTCCCCATAAACTATCTTGGGCTTCACACCGTTCCCGTTCTCGTCGGAGTAGTAGGATTCGTCGCCAGTGTAACCGTTTCCGTTCTCGGGGAAGGCAGAGAACCCTGTGGCGGGTTCGGACCGCGACACCACACCGTTCTCCACCGGAAACGTCTCAGGAGGGGCATCCTCCCCAGAGGTCTCAGGGGGCACGTTTTCCTCGAATGATGCCCCACTATCACCATCTGGGGACGGAGTTCCAGTAGAAATGAAACTCTCCCCCCCAGAATATTCGGGTTCTTCCTGCCCAAATCCACCAAAAGAAGCCGTTTCCACCGCAGATTCACCGGGATTTCCAGTGGAAATATACGTTGATGGCGCTTCTTCAGAAGGACTGACTACCCCACCGGATTCGGCAACGAGAGCCTCGTCAGGAGTATTCTCGACAAAATCAGAGGACTCTTCCGGCAGTTCATCAGATTCTCCAGATTCGGAGGGGATTTCTTCGGCAGTCTCCTGGGACTCGGGGGAACCCTCGCCGGCGGGGGTTCCAGTGGAGCGGGGGCCTTCCCGCTGAGGAACTCCTTCGCGATGGCGGAGTCTATGACAAACGTGCCCCTGGCACGGGCGAACTTTATCAGCTCGGCGAGGGTGAAGTCCTTCTTGTAGCTATCCACGAGAAGGTAGTAAGCCGAAGGGGTGATTAGATAGCGATTGGCCATTAAATCCTCGATCAAACCCATCAGAGCAGCCTCCTCTGGCGGGACATGCTCACCGTCAGCATGGTCTGAAGCTGGGAATCGTGTCGGTATATGTTCTTGACCTTATAAGGTGTTACGTTGAGCCGTATCTCCTTCGTTCTCCCATACCTGCCCTTGCTGACGACCTTGGCGTTGATGATGCCGAGCATGTCGAGCTCGTTTATCAGGTCGCTCACGCGCCTCTGGGTGAGGGGTTCAAGGTCAATGTGGTCGCAGAGGGACATGTAAACCGAGTAAACATCGCCCGTGTTGGCGGGCAGTTCACCGTTCTCATCCAGGAGGACTATCGCGTAGAGCAGAACCTTCGAGTGGAGCGGAAGGGTCTTTATGACCTCCTCCATGGTGTCCTGTTCTATCTTCTCCTGGGCCTTCCAGACGTGCCTCTCCGTGACCTTGCTCGCGCCCTCGCGCTCCGCTATCTCACCCGCAACGCGGAGCAGGTCAAGGGCCCTTCTCGCGTCGCCGTGCTCCCTCGCGGCCAGGGCGGCACAGAGTGGGACGACGCCATCGTCGAGAACACCATCGTTGAATGCGTCGCCGGCACGCTGCATCAGAATATCCCTGAGCTGGTTGGCGTCGTACGGGGGGAAGACAACCTCCTCCTCGCTCAGGCTCGAGAGGACGCGCGCATCGAGGTACTCCTTGAATTTGAGGTCGTTTGAGATGCCTATGATGCTCACCTTCGCAAGGCCCAGCTCGGTGTTTATTCTCGTGAGAGAGTAGAGGATGTCATCGCCGCTCTTTTTGATTAGCTTGTCAATCTCGTCCAGAACTATTATGACGAAGCGCTCACGGGCGTCGATTACCTCCTTAAGCCGTGCGTAAACTTCATCTGTGGGCCAGCCCACTAGGGGGACCTCAACGCCGCTCTCGTCCTTAAAGTAGTTCACGATGTTCGCCAGGACGCGGTACTGGGTGTCCACTATCTCGCAATTGATGTAGATAACGTCCACGGGGATCTGGTACTTATCGGAGATCCTCTTCAGCTCGTCGGTAACGAATTTTATGGTAACCGTCTTACCCGTTCCCGTCTTCCCATACACAAAAACATTCGAAGGCGTCTCGCCGCGGAGAACGGGAACCAGAATATGCGCCAGCTCCTCAATCTGCTCGCGCCTGTGAGGGAGCTCCTTGGGGTATAGCTGTGCCTGAGAACCTCCTTATTCTTGAATATCTTCTTGGCGTGAAGGTACTTCTCGAAGATTGAATCAAGGTAATTGTCGTCCATGCTCATCACCTATTCCAATGGAAATCCAGGCCGGTTGCGGATTATTGTACAAACTTAACCACGTGATTTTGCCAATAAGACTGTTTTAAGGCATTATTATTGACCGTTTTTCTAGATTGTTATTTATATTTTGGACATCAGACGCACACTCCAGAGGAAGCACTGGATGCAGAGGAAAGCATAGGTATTCGAGGCCAAGGGTTTATATGCGTTGTTGAACAGGGGGATGTAAAAAGAAGGGGCGAAAACGGAAGAGATAATCAAAGAGAATCAGCCGGCGTCACGCCTCTTCCGGCCCAGATTTTTCCTGAGTACTTCCAAGGACAGAATCCAGAAGCCGCCTTGCTCCAGTTTCGTCGAGTCCAACTTTGACGGTCAGGAACTCCATGAGCTGCTCGTAAGTGTATCCTCTCTCTACCCTCTCGAGAAGCATGTAGAGTATGCGATCGAAGACCTTCTCCACAAATTCCTCCTCAAGACCCAGGGCCTCCACGCCGGACAGAAGTCCTATCGCCAGTGCGGTGAGGGCATCGTTGAACTCCTCCTTGCCAAGGGTCTTCTTATCCAGATCAACGCGGAGGTACACATCATCGTTCATTCCCGACAGGGTGAACTTCATCATGTTTACCTGGTCGTTGAGGCGAAGGAGGGTGTGGTAAATTTTGAGCTTATCGTCGTTTGTCATCGAGAAGGTCTCCAGCCCTAGGGGAACCAGGAGATGAATGAAACCCTCGGAAAAGACCACCAGGAGCGAGAAGGGCATCCTGGGATGTTCAGCCACGTAGGTGTTGGGTTGGATCTCCTTAACGGACCAGGGCAGATCCACTATGTCTTCGGCGGTATCGTCCCCCGCTTTCAACCATTCAAGAACCTGAACCTCGATGTCGTCCATGGGAACCACCGAGAAATAATTAGGTGATATTGGTTAATTAACTTTGCACTTGAAACGGCACAGGCAAACCCGGATCTCCATTCTCCACAGGAAGCGAAGGAGTTAGGTGTCCACAAATGTACGACAGAAGTTTAAGTTTGTAAATGCTCAGATGTAATCAAACGAGCATTTCCAGTGAAAAATCAATGTACATATAAGGACATCAAAATATGGACATTTATGAACTTTTTCAGGCATTCTCGGTAAACACTAACGATTTCATATCAAAGAAAGTTAAACAATTCAGTACCCCCTGGGAGTTCTGTTTCCAGTGGAACACGGTTTTGGCTACTCCCTTATTTTCTTCCTGATCTTGGTGAAACTCTCCCACTTATTTTTAAACTTCTGGTATTTATATATTTTCATGAACAATGTTCATAAAAAACTCGATTAATTGGGTAGTAATGAACAAAAAACCATAAAGTCTGGAGTTCATTTTTAAATATCAATATTTGACGTTCGAAATATTGTTTATAAACCCTCCTTTCGTTGTTTTGGTCGTGGAAATCCGTCCGTCTCCAAAACTGGGTTCCAGTGGAAATGGAACTCTGGGGGGTCTTTCAGATGGCCATCGAAAAAGACCTCTGTTTCCACTGGAAAAAATACTCCACCCGTGGACTTCTCGGGACAGCGATGATAGTTTTTAAAACCTTGTCCATGTAGTTTATACCATGATTCCGGTACCGCTTGTGCGAAGGCTTCTCAGGATGAAGGTCAAGGTCAGCAGGAATCGGCTCCTCCAGATAGCGGCGCTCGTACTTCTGCTGGCGGTTATTTTTGCTCTCTTGTTCATGTATTTTGAGAACGTGAGCTTTTACACGGCTTTTTACTGGGCGGTCATAACCATGGCCACAATAGGTTACGGTGATATAACGCCCGGAACCGAGGCAGGCCGCGCGGTGGCTATGGTCGCCGCCGTTGCCGGAATCTCGACTTTTACGGCCCTCGTTTCAATTCTGGCCGAATACTTCATTTCATCGTCTCTGAGGAGGATGATGGGCATGCACAGGGTTAAGTACTCGGGACACTACGTGATAATCGGCCGCGGGAGCAGCATCCCGAGCTGTGTGAATGAACTCATGGCCGCCGTTTCCAGTGGAGAGGTGGAGATGCGGCCCATAGTGGTGGTCTTTCCAGATGAGAGCGAGAGGAAGAAGGTCGAGCTTCCGGAGGAAGTGGAGGTCCTCATAGGTGACCCCACAAATCCGGAAACGCTGGAGCGCGCCCACGTGAGGGAGGCATCCCACGTCATCCTCGCCCTGGAGGACGACTCGAAGTCCGTCTTCACGACCCTCATGGTGAAGCGCATGTCCAGAGCGAAGGTCTTCGTCGAGGCCCTCCGCGGGGAGAGCCTGGAGCTGCTCAAGGGGGCCGGTGCCGACAGGGTGATACTCAGCAGGAGCCTCGCAGGAAGGTTGCTAGCCAGCTCCGTTTTCGAGCCGGAGGTGGTGGACGTCATAGACGACCTTACCACGGCAGCCGGCGGCTACGACATCTCCGTTCTGGAGCGCAGAGACCTCTGGGGTGTCCCATACGTTGAGGCCATGAAGCGTCTCCGCGATGAGGGCTACTTCCTCCTCGGTTACTACAGGGAAAAGCCCGTTCTCAGCCCTGCACTGGACGAGGAGATTCCCGAAGGGTCTAAACTGATAGTA encodes:
- a CDS encoding DNA-directed DNA polymerase II large subunit, translating into MPELYSAEMKSYFESLQREIDRAYEVARKAREQGKDPSLEVEVPQATDMAGRVESLVGPKGVAERIRVLVKEYGKELAALKVVDEIIDGKFGDLGSKERYAEQAVRTALAILTEGIVSAPLEGIADVKVKRNEWGDNSEYLALYYAGPIRSSGGTAQALSVLVGDYVRKKLGLDRFKPSEKHIERMVEEIDLYHRAVTRLQYHPEADEVRLAMKNIPIEITGEETDKVEVSHRDVPGVETNHLRGGAILVLAEGVLQKAKKLVKYIDKMGVDGWDWIKEFVDAKEKGKKADDSKSSESKAEDSGAKDEVAEKVEKGFYYELYERFKANIAPNKKYTKEIIGGRPLFAEPSENGGFRLRYGRSRVSGFATWSVNPATMLLLDEFIAIGTQMKTERPGKGCIVTPATTVEGPIVKLKDGSVIRVDDYETALKVRDRLEEILYVGDALVNFGDFVENNQTLLPANYSEEWWVQEFVKAIAETYEVELEPFGENPEDAVEEAAEYIEVDSDFLRRLLRDPLRVKPDVETAIHISNVLDIPLHPYYTLYWNTLKPEEVEELQRALLGAQIEWDEFRKNKFARKVVLENDPKIKRYLELLGLPHRLERTEERKKVIVIDYPWSAALLTPLGNLEWEFRAKPFFTVIDIINENNRIKLRDRGISWIGARMGRPEKAKERKMKPPVQVLFPIGLAGGSSRDIKKAAEEGKVTSVEIAFFKCPECGHTGPEHICPRCGTRKELLWHCAKCNVDYSQNEAENFDFRCPKCGTELKPYARRTIKPSELLRAAMENVKVYGIDKLKGVQGMTSGYKMAEPLEKGLLRAKNDVYVFKDGTIRFDATDAPITHFKPKEIGTSVEKLRELGYTHDFEGKPLERDDQILELKVQDVILPYEAGRYLLKVARFIDDLLEKFYGLPRFYNAEKMEDLVGHLVIGLAPHTSAGIIGRIIGFSDVLVGYAHPYYHAAKRRNCDGDEDSVMLLMDALLNFSRYYLPEKRGGKMDAPLVVTTRLDPREVDSEVHNMDVVRYYPLEFYNATYEMKSPKEIKFIERVEDRLGKPEMYEGLKFTHDTDDIGLGPKMSLYKQLGDMVEKVERQLALAERIRAVDEHHVAETIINSHLVPDLRGNLRSFTRQEFRCVKCNTKYRRPPLTGKCPKCGGKIVLTVSKGAIEKYLPTAKMLVTKYSVLDYTRQRICLTDKDIKTLFENVFPERQRTLMGFSADVCEKMIKARTGKSNGRNGYLDELKANGKLKKSSKPEKKKESKASKRSEKKIKPSQGFEKAVRKEKAAMKKKKKGISLDEFFGS
- a CDS encoding type III secretion system chaperone family protein, with protein sequence MDDIEVQVLEWLKAGDDTAEDIVDLPWSVKEIQPNTYVAEHPRMPFSLLVVFSEGFIHLLVPLGLETFSMTNDDKLKIYHTLLRLNDQVNMMKFTLSGMNDDVYLRVDLDKKTLGKEEFNDALTALAIGLLSGVEALGLEEEFVEKVFDRILYMLLERVERGYTYEQLMEFLTVKVGLDETGARRLLDSVLGSTQEKSGPEEA
- a CDS encoding potassium channel family protein gives rise to the protein MIPVPLVRRLLRMKVKVSRNRLLQIAALVLLLAVIFALLFMYFENVSFYTAFYWAVITMATIGYGDITPGTEAGRAVAMVAAVAGISTFTALVSILAEYFISSSLRRMMGMHRVKYSGHYVIIGRGSSIPSCVNELMAAVSSGEVEMRPIVVVFPDESERKKVELPEEVEVLIGDPTNPETLERAHVREASHVILALEDDSKSVFTTLMVKRMSRAKVFVEALRGESLELLKGAGADRVILSRSLAGRLLASSVFEPEVVDVIDDLTTAAGGYDISVLERRDLWGVPYVEAMKRLRDEGYFLLGYYREKPVLSPALDEEIPEGSKLIVIKPGSSSGKV